The following are encoded in a window of Panicum virgatum strain AP13 chromosome 5N, P.virgatum_v5, whole genome shotgun sequence genomic DNA:
- the LOC120674901 gene encoding uncharacterized protein LOC120674901 produces the protein MCVIHPAPVTSVLVLRASSPSMEGCRCFASSGSRGATCGLLRRCILTAADYIHDLIVDLSLRVPRIVFVKLYGFFAISFEHRRRAIRIIRPCAGKSGFPSSLRLAQPRRQRRHLVPDYFVYSSNSRRWHLLPRLLLRLRPPWRPSLLVALGDGVWLCIFPCTSGIGNTSACPSSPMGSQVWQTRACVAR, from the exons atgtgcgtgatccacccggctCCCGTGACGTCCGTCCTCGTACTGCGCGCCTCTTCCCCGAGTATGGAGGGCTGCCGCTGCTTCGCCTCTTCGGGCAGCCGCGGCGCCACCTGTG GTCTCCTTCGCCGTTGcatcctcaccgccgccgactaCATCCACGACCTCATCGTTGACTTATCGCTGCGCGTCCCGCGCATTGTCTTCGTCAAGCTGTACGGGTTCTTCGCCATCTCcttcgagcaccgccgccgcgcaatCCGGATCATTCGGCCTTGTGCTGGAAAATCTGGGTTCCCTTCCTCACTTCGTCTAGCACAACCACGTCGCCAGCGTCGCCATCTCGtccccgactacttcgtctactccagcaacagcaggcgttggcaccttctacctcgccttcttctgcgcctgcgaccgccatggaggccttctctgctggtcGCCCTCGGCGACGGCGTCTGGTTGTGCATCTTCCCTTGCACGTCCGGTATTGGCAACACCAGTGCGTGCCCATCGTCCCCGATGGGTTCCCAAGTCTGGCAAACTCGGGCATGTGTCGCCCGATGA
- the LOC120673806 gene encoding putative receptor protein kinase ZmPK1 encodes MRRRMTALLYLLLLPLLSYKICSGASPWQTMTTGSHIRGEDHNEVFLISPDRTFSCGFHELGTNALTFSIWYTTTTTNRTVVWTANSYSAESGYSPVNKHGSRISLNHEGNLILTDTNGSTVWESRTSSGKHTKVALLNSGNLVINDSSNNIVWQSFHSPTDTLLPGQNLTKDTRLVSGYHHLYFDNDNVLRMLYDGPEITSIYWPSPDYNAEKNGRNRFNSTRIAVLDDMGNFVSSDGFKIEASDSGPGIKRRITIDYDGNFRMYSLNASTWKWSVTGQAVIQMCYVHGLCGKNGLCDYTNRLQCRCPPDYEMVDPTNWNKGCRPMFSTDKNQSPDDFTFVKQPHADYYGFDLSSNKSISFEACWNICLNTSTCLSFTYKGGDGWCYTKDLLYNGQVYVYFPGDNYMKVPKNSSSLISTISKKESLTCGPPGSEVMLGSASMYGTKKDNINWTYFYVFAAILGALELLVIVTGWYLFFKKHNIPKSMEDGYKMITNQFRRFTYRELREATGKFKEELGRGGAGIVYRGVLEDKKIVAVKKLTDVRQGEEEFWAEVTLIGRINHINLVRMWGFCSEGPNRLLVYEYVENESLDKYLFGERSTESLLGWSQRFRIALGTARGLAYLHHECLEWVVHCDVKPENILLTRDFDAKIADFGLAKLAKRDSTSFNFTHMRGTMGYMAPEWALNLPINAKVDVYSYGVVLLEIVTGIRVSSGILLEERQIDFLEFVQEAKHILSTGNVGDIVDDRLHGHFDTEQAIAMVKIAFSCLEERSKRPTMDEIVKVLMSCDDEDDYHPAYSY; translated from the coding sequence ATGAGAAGAAGAATGACTGCACTGCTCTATCTTCTCCTCCTTCCATTGCTCTCCTACAAGATTTGCTCTGGCGCATCGCCATGGCAGACCATGACCACCGGCTCGCACATCAGAGGAGAGGACCACAACGAGGTCTTCCTCATCTCACCGGACCGCACCTTCTCTTGCGGATTCCACGAGCTTGGCACAAATGCTCTCACCTTCTCCATCTGGTACACCACAACCACCACCAATAGAACCGTCGTCTGGACGGCAAACTCCTACTCCGCGGAGAGTGGCTACTCTCCCGTGAACAAACACGGCTCCAGGATATCGCTGAACCACGAAGGCAACCTGATACTTACAGATACCAATGGTTCCACGGTGTGGGAGAGCAGAACATCGTCTGGCAAGCACACAAAAGTAGCCCTCCTCAACAGCGGCAACCTTGTGATCAACGACTCCAGCAACAATATCGTGTGGCAGAGCTTCCATTCGCCAACTGACACCTTGCTCCCGGGGCAGAACCTGACAAAGGACACAAGGTTAGTCTCTGGTTACCATCACCTCTATTTCGACAACGACAACGTCCTGCGGATGTTGTATGATGGCCCAGAGATCACAAGCATCTACTGGCCAAGTCCGGATTACAACGCTGAAAAAAATGGCCGCAATAGGTTCAACAGCACCAGGATAGCAGTTCTAGATGACATGGGTAATTTTGTGTCAAGTGATGGGTTTAAGATAGAGGCTTCAGATTCAGGTCCAGGAATCAAGAGAAGGATCACAATCGATTATGACGGCAATTTCAGAATGTACAGTTTGAATGCATCAACATGGAAATGGAGTGTCACAGGACAGGCTGTAATACAGATGTGCTATGTGCATGGGCTATGTGGAAAGAATGGGCTCTGTGACTACACCAATCGTCTCCAGTGTAGATGCCCTCCAGATTATGAGATGGTTGATCCAACAAATTGGAACAAAGGATGCCGACCAATGTTCTCAACTGATAAAAACCAATCACCTGATGATTTTACATTTGTCAAGCAACCTCATGCCGACTACTATGGCTTTGATCTGTCCTCAAATAAATCCATCTCATTTGAAGCATGCTGGAACATTTGCTTGAACACCAGTACCTGCTTATCTTTCACATACAAGGGTGGAGATGGTTGGTGTTACACTAAAGATTTACTTTACAATGGTCAGGTCTACGTGTATTTTCCTGGAGACAACTATATGAAAGTACCAAAGAATTCGAGTAGCTTGATATCCACAATCTCTAAAAAGGAAAGCCTCACCTGTGGACCACCAGGTTCTGAGGTCATGCTAGGATCAGCAAGTATGTATGGAACAAAGAAGGACAACATAAACTGGACATACTTCTATGTCTTTGCTGCAATACTGGGAGCTCTAGAGTTGCTTGTTATTGTGACGGGCTGGTACCTTTTCTTCAAGAAGCATAACATCCCCAAATCAATGGAGGATGGGTACaagatgattacaaaccagttcaggCGGTTTACATACCGAGAACTGAGGGAAGCAACTGGAAAGTTCAAAGAAGAGCTTgggagaggaggagcaggaATCGTCTACAGAGGTGTGCTTGAAGATAAGAAAATAGTGGCAGTAAAGAAACTTACAGATGTTCGCCAGGGAGAGGAGGAATTCTGGGCAGAAGTGACACTTATTGGAAGAATCAATCACATAAATTTAGTCAGAATGTGGGGATTTTGCTCAGAAGGGCCAAACAGGCTATTAGTGTATGAGTATGTAGAGAATGAGTCACTGGATAAGTACCTCTTTGGTGAGAGAAGTACGGAAAGCCTGCTTGGTTGGAGCCAAAGGTTCAGGATTGCCCTGGGCACTGCAAGAGGCCTTGCTTATCTTCATCATGAATGCCTTGAGTGGGTTGTTCACTGTGATGTGAAGCCAGAAAACATACTCCTAACACGAGACTTTGATGCCAAGATAGCAGACTTTGGACTGGCCAAGCTTGCAAAGCGAGATAGCACTAGCTTCAATTTTACCCATATGAGAGGCACAATGGGGTACATGGCACCAGAATGGGCACTCAATTTGCCAATCAATGCAAAGGTCGATGTTTACAGCTATGGGGTCGTACTTCTGGAGATTGTGACTGGAATCAGGGTTTCGAGTGGCATATTGTTAGAGGAAAGACAGATAGATTTCCTGGAGTTTGTCCAGGAGGCTAAACATATTCTGTCTACCGGGAATGTTGGTGACATTGTTGATGATAGGTTGCATGGCCATTTTGATACAGAGCAGGCAATTGCAATGGTGAAAATAGCCTTTTCATGCCTCGAAGAAAGAAGCAAGAGGCCGACAATGGATGAAATtgtcaaggtgctcatgtcttgtgatgatgaagatgactaCCATCCAGCTTATTCATATTGA